Proteins encoded in a region of the Vicia villosa cultivar HV-30 ecotype Madison, WI linkage group LG5, Vvil1.0, whole genome shotgun sequence genome:
- the LOC131607195 gene encoding cation/H(+) antiporter 19-like has protein sequence MASHESMCPKPMKATSNGAFQHENPMDYALPLLIVQICLVVAFTRFIAFLCKPLRQPRVIAEVIGGILLGPSAIGRNKRFLEIFFPERSLTVLETVANIGLLFFLFLVGLELDMRSIRRTGTKALCIALAGISVPFVLGIGTSVVLRATISKDVNPAAFLVFMGVSLSITAFPVLARILAELKLLTTDVGRMAMSAAAVNDVAAWILLALAIALSGSNTSPLVSLWVLLCGAGFIVFVVVAVKPLFALMAKHSPEGEPVREIYICITLTVVLACSFMTDTIGIHALFGAFVAGIVVPKDGPFAGVLTEKIEDLVMSLLLPLYFVSSGLKTNVATISGGMSWLLLLLVIFTACFGKIVGTLSVSLLCKVPFREALTLGFLMNTKGLVELIVLNIGKDRKVLNDQAFAICVLMALFTTFITTPIVMAVYKPARHGSPYMIKTVQRKDPDTELRILACFHSTWNIPTLVNLIESSRGTRKRGRLCIYAMHLMELSERPSAITMVHKARNNGLPFWNKKQGDNNDQMVIAFQAYGHLTSVNVRPMTAISSLNNIHEDICSSAHQKRVAMILLPFHKHQRADGMMESLGQSFRIMNGLVLSHAPCSVGILVDRGLGGTSQVHASDVSYNVVVPFFGGCDDREALAYGMRMAEHPGIYLTVIKFITPPGKTLAFGAKLIGVAADENRKVIKVADDSTDDEDKKEDNQFWSDFISVSCKSEESIVYEERLVDSKDDVITVLRERNKSNLICVGRMPPVVPLLDGSDCAELGPVGSYLASSDFSTIASVLVFQQYNPKTDIHPLVMEVSDYSDIPDTPRDRDEV, from the exons ATGGCTAGCCATGAATCTATGTGTCCAAAACCAATGAAGGCCACATCCAATGGGGCATTTCAACATGAAAACCCAATGGATTATGCACTTCCTTTGTTGATTGTTCAGATATGTTTGGTGGTTGCTTTTACGAGATTCATTGCATTTCTTTGCAAGCCTCTTAGACAACCTAGAGTTATTGCAGAAGTCATT GGAGGGATATTACTAGGACCATCAGCAATTGGGAGGAACAAGAGATTTCTAGAGATATTTTTTCCTGAAAGAAGCTTAACAGTTCTTGAAACAGTAGCCAACATTGGccttctatttttcttatttctAGTAGGTCTTGAACTTGACATGCGATCGATACGCAGAACAGGTACAAAAGCCTTATGCATAGCCCTTGCTGGGATCAGTGTCCCATTTGTACTTGGCATAGGCACTTCAGTTGTTCTTCGGGCCACGATATCCAAAGATGTTAATCCAGCTGCCTTCCTCGTCTTCATGGGCGTTTCTCTTTCGATTACCGCCTTTCCTGTCCTCGCTCGCATCCTAGCTGAGCTCAAACTCCTGACAACCGATGTCGGTCGTATGGCAATGTCAGCTGCTGCTGTCAATGATGTTGCTGCATGGATACTACTTGCTCTTGCCATTGCTCTTTCGGGATCAAACACTTCCCCTCTTGTTTCCTTGTGGGTCCTGCTATGTGGTGCGGGTTTCATCgtctttgttgttgttgctgtaaaGCCTTTATTTGCATTGATGGCCAAACATTCCCCTGAGGGTGAACCTGTGAGGGAGATTTACATTTGCATCACCTTGACAGTTGTTTTGGCTTGTAGTTTTATGACTGATACTATTGGTATTCATGCACTTTTCGGAGCTTTTGTAGCTGGAATTGTTGTTCCTAAAGATGGACCTTTCGCTGGCGTTTTGACCGAGAAGATTGAAGATCTTGTTATGAGTCTTTTGTTGCCACTTTATTTTGTGTCTAGTGGATTGAAGACTAATGTGGCTACTATAAGTGGAGGAATGTCTTGGTTACTATTACTCCTTGTTATATTTACTGCTTGCTTTGGCAAAATTGTTGGTACTCTTTCTGTGTCATTGTTGTGTAAAGTGCCTTTTAGAGAAGCATTGACCCTTGGATTTCTCATGAACACCAAGGGCTTGGTGGAACTTATTGTTCTTAACATCGGCAAGGATCGCAAG GTACTGAATGATCAAGCATTTGCAATATGTGTTTTAATGGCATTGTTCACCACTTTCATCACGACACCGATAGTGATGGCAGTATACAAACCTGCTAGGCATGGATCACCATACATGATTAAAACAGTTCAGCGCAAAGATCCAGACACAGAACTTCGAATACTAGCTTGCTTCCACAGCACATGGAACATTCCCACATTAGTCAATCTAATCGAATCTTCAAGAGGGACACGGAAGCGAGGAAGATTATGTATATACGCAATGCATTTAATGGAACTTTCAGAAAGACCTTCCGCGATAACAATGGTTCATAAGGCGAGAAACAATGGCCTGCCCTTCTGGAACAAAAAACAAGGCGACAACAACGATCAAATGGTTATTGCGTTTCAAGCTTACGGACATCTAACTAGCGTTAATGTCCGTCCAATGACAGCAATTTCGTCGTTGAATAACATCCACGAAGACATCTGTTCAAGTGCTCACCAAAAGCGGGTCGCAATGATTCTACTCCCGTTCCATAAGCACCAGCGTGCTGATGGAATGATGGAGTCACTAGGACAATCTTTCCGCATAATGAATGGCCTTGTACTCAGTCACGCTCCCTGCTCGGTTGGAATTTTGGTCGACCGCGGCCTTGGAGGGACAAGTCAAGTTCATGCTAGTGACGTTTCTTACAATGTCGTTGTACCTTTCTTTGGAGGATGCGACGATCGTGAAGCACTCGCATACGGAATGAGAATGGCTGAACATCCGGGGATTTATCTCACTGTCATCAAGTTCATTACTCCACCAGGAAAAACACTGGCATTCGGTGCTAAGCTGATCGGTGTAGCAGCTGACGAGAATCGAAAAGTAATAAAAGTGGCTGATGATAGCACAGACGACGAAGATAAAAAAGAGGATAACCAATTTTGGTCGGACTTTATAAGTGTTTCTTGTAAGAGCGAAGAGTCTATAGTATACGAGGAAAGGTTGGTGGATAGCAAAGACGATGTTATAACTGTATTGAGGGAAAGGAACAAAAGCAATCTGATTTGTGTAGGAAGAATGCCTCCAGTAGTACCTTTGCTAGATGGAAGTGATTGTGCTGAGCTTGGTCCTGTTGGAAGCTATTTGGCATCTTCTGATTTCTCTACAATTGCATCAGTCCTAGTTTTTCAGCAATATAATCCTAAGACAGATATTCATCCTTTGGTGATGGAGGTTTCTGATTATTCTGATATCCCTGACACACCAAGAGATAGAGATGAAGTATAG